The following nucleotide sequence is from Methylocella sp..
TGATCGTGCGCTTCTGCTTGCGCGACTTCCCTGCCTCCTGTCGCAGCATATGCGACAGCTTGTCGGCGTAGGGGTCCAGCCCGCTCGGCCGGTCAGGAAGATGAAACTTGGGCTCGATGCTGTCAGAGCGCAGGTACTTGCGCACCGTGTTCCGCGACAGACCTGTGCGCCGCGATATCTCTTGGATCGAAAAATGGTCTCGATAATGCCAGCGCCGGATGACGCTCAATAACTCCATGTCGATCACTCCATCGCCCCCCGGCCAGGCCAAAGGGGTAAGGTTCGAACATGGGTCAGTTCTCGGCGGAAAAACCCGCGCTGCCTGGGTCAGTTCTCAGTGGAAATCAACAAATAGAGGCAAAATTAGCCTCCGAAGCTGATTTTCGCTTGATTTTGTGCCCTGTTACAACCCGCAGAAATCCGCCATTGCCTGAAGCGATCCTTCCCGGTCTGTGGCGAGTTTGTGGCGAGTCCTTAGCCCGACGCAACCCTATTCCAGGCTGCCGCGCCCACGGCCGAACAGGATCTCGCGCACCGAGCGCGAACATCCTTTAGGAGAGCGCCCTCGTGACTACATCCTCCCTTTCCATAGGATCGTGAAGCATGATGGCGCGGCGGAAATGGGCGATGGCGCTGCTGTAACCGTTTCCTGCCAGCCAGTTCAGAGCGGCCTGTGTTTCCGGGCAGGGTCGCAGGTCCTGCTCGACGGCCGCCGCGCAGATGCGCAGCGCTTCCTTCTCGTACGTGCGGTCGCGGGCGCCATCCGCCCAGACGCCAAAATCTGCGACTTTGTCTGATTTGCTATCTTAGAACATTTATAGAACATAGCTTGGCATTGGTCAGGGGGCCAAGGAGGACGTATTCCTATGGGCGCGTCCCATGGGACCAGGCTCTAGGCGGAGCCCCGAGCCGCGGGGCGTCTCGGCCCCGGACTGACGATCCTTCGCGCAGAATAGAGAGGGCTTGGGAGCCCACCACCAAAGCAGGCCCTGGCTTCGGCTGTTTCCGCCATCGCCCCTCAGCTGGTGAGGGCGACGGACGGCTCCAGACGAAGCAGGCATTTCGCCGGTTGCTACGGCAGGAATCCGAAACTGGCCGCGGGCTCGTTCTGCGCGAGACCGCGTGCACGAAGCGCAGAATCTGCGCCGGCATAGCCGGCCTTGAGCAGCAGACGCTGCTCGTCTTGAGAGAATGGGTTCAGGCGGGTTCTCAGCGAAGCGGCCGCCACCGCTTCGTCAGCGGAGAACGGCAAGGCATCTGGCAGGGCATATAGCAGCGAGGCCGTTTCGATGCTCCAATAGGCAACCCGACGGTCCCCCCGGTTGGCCATCCCAAACAGGATGCGCCGCCTTGAATGCTCGGCCTGCTGCTGGATCAGCGCAAGGGTGCGGAACATCTGGCCGATCCAGCGTCCTGTCGGGCGGCCCACTTCAGGAATGGTGCGGCCGGCGTTGCTGACGAGAATGGTCCGGCAGCGCTTCCACACACGTTCAAGACCGAGATTGTCGTAAACACCGCCATCGGCGAGAACCGCCGTGGTGATAAAGGGCGGCCGGTGCAGGTCGGCTCCGGCCGTACGTTGCACGGCCTCGCCGGAGAGGTCTATGCGCACCGGCGACAGGATGGGCGGAAACGCCGACGACGCTGCCACAACGCGCGTCAGGGGAATAGTCGGCCTATCGATCAGGCCCACGCGGTAATCGGCGGCGTAACTCTTGGCGAACCGCCAGCCGCTGCCGGTCTGGAGGTTGGTCGCCATGAAGGTAAAACGCGGGGCATCCGTGATGTCCTGCAGGCAGGCGCCATCAAAAAGGTGGCGATCGTAAGCGCGGACAAGGCCGTCAGCGGCACTGCAGCCTGGCAAGAGGCCGTAGAGGACGGCCCGGATGTCGATGCCCTTTCCGGCGAACCCAAGCAGTGGCGCAACGAAAAGCTCGTCAAGATTGGCCGCGCGGCCGCCCTCGTCAAAGCGCAGTTGTTGCCACCGCAGGGCCAGAAGGCCCGCGGTGATCGAACCGCCGGAGACGCTCGCGACCTCGGCCAGGCGGGGCGGGAAGCCAAGCTCGTTCATGCGGATGATCGCGCCGACATGATAGATCATGGCGCGGTAGCCGCCGCCTGAAAGGCAAAGGCCTATCGTGTCGTCGAGCTTGCGGGCCTGCAGGAAATCGCCCTCCGCAGCGTTTGCCGCAAAGAGGCTCTGAACGTCTTGCGCCGCGGCGTGATCATTCATGCGGGATCTCCCGCGGGCGCGCTGATGCCTCGTCCCGCAAGCAGCACGCTGAGCTGTCCGCCGTCGCCCGCAATCGCCATCAAGGCCGGTACGCCCTCGCTCTCCAACTCCTCGGTGAGCCAGCACAGCTGATTGATGTCGGTAACGCTGGGCCGGGTTGATGAACCGCGCGGGTGGGAATGCCATTCCCCGACATAGCGAACCTGATGCAGGGAGCGCGTCGTGGCTTGCGCGACCGCGGCGGCAAGCCCTGCGACACCGCGCTCGAAGGCGGTGACGCTGCCAGAGCTGTCCTGCGGCGACGGCAACGCCGAGACCATGTGAACGGAGCGGCGGCTTGTGTCGGTGATGCCGAGCAGCACGCCGCCGGTTTCATGCGGCAGGCGTTCTGCACGCAATCCCGCGATCTGTCTGCCGAGCCCGTCATCATAAGTGACGGTCCAGTTGCCAAGCGTGATGTTCTGCACCGGCAGCGGCGTCAGTTCCGCGAGGCTGACCGTCCGGTTGTCCGCGAGGGTCCAGATGCGTACGCCGGCATCATCTGAGGCGAGCGCATCGATGCTTGCCTGCGAGGCAATTGCGCTCATCAAGGCGGCGCGCGCGGCCGGAATGCGGTTGGTCGCGGCCCGGCAGGAGCCGCTATAGCGCACGCCGGCTTCTGCCTGGAGGTGATGCGCCAGCTGCGAATCGGCCTGAACGAGTCGGTGATATTGCGCTTCGAGATCGCGCAAGGTGATCGACGGATCAGCCCCCTCGGCAAGCAGCACCACCGCTGTTCCGGCTGGATTGAAAAACACGGACAGACGGCGCGCCCCGGGGCGCGGCAGGTCGGCAATATGCCGCGATACGGCGACGGAGGCCGATGCGTCGATGATGATCTCGGCAGCACTGACTGCCGCCTCCATACCCTCCTTCAAATCCGCTGGCGGATGGAGAATGTTCGCCTGGTACAAGGTGACCGGCTCATCAAGCAAGGCATGGAGGCGGTGTGCTAGACCGACGACCTTGGGCCTGCCGACATCGATCGGATAGAGGGCATGGCGGGCAAGGTTATGCGGCATCAGGCTGTCGGGATCGATGATTGTCCACCGGAACCGGCCTTCGCGGGCGAGGTTGACCGCGAGCTGCGATCCCAGCGATCCCGCGCCGACCTGCACGCAGCGGCGCGTGTCGGGCCGTGCTTGCCCGCCAATGGCCGCGCCGAGAGCGCGGTCAAATCCCAGATGGACGTCGGCGGGTGAGATCGCGAGGGCGGGCACATCCGCCCCGGCCCCCACGCCGACCATCCGCACATAGCCGCGGCCTGATCCCACATTGCTGTCGTTGGGCGCAAGCACGCCGAGGCCGACACCGACATCACCGGCGCAATCATGGGTGATAAAAGCGCGCAGGTCTTCGGCCTGACGGCCATCATCGCCCGCGACGGGGAAGGCGACAACGAGAGCGATACGTGCCTGCAGGCGGCGGACGGCTGTGGCATCAAGGCCCGCCCAGGCGATGACCCGCGCGCGGAGTTCGGCGTTCAGGTCTATGCCGCAGCCCTGCAGCTGCTGCCCGAGCTTGTCGAGGGTCTGTGGAGCGAACTGCAGGCGCTGCATGCCCTGCGGGGCGGCGCGCAACGGGATGACCACGAACTGCGGATCGGGGCTGGTACGGCCCTGCTGGACAAATTCGGTGACAATGATCGTTTCGTGTTCACTGCGGAGATGGCCGACCAGCTCGGGTGGCTGGTCAGCAGGCCTCAGGGCCGCGGCCGGCAGGATGATGGTTGCCGGCCTGCGGAAGAAAAGCGGCTCCAGCGGCTGCGCCGTATCGTGAAGTTCGCCGCGGGACGCCTTGGCGAGCCAGAGCTGAATACGGCGGATAAAGTCAGCGGGTGTGAAGGTAAGTCGCGCTTCCGCCCAAGGCCGGTCGTCAATGCAAAGGGCACGCGGCATGTCGTCCGGCGCCCAGTTCTGGTGCATCGTGTCAGGGAAATCTTCCCGCAAGGTGAGAACGGACGGCTGCGCGTCACTCGCCCCAAAGATGACGGCCACCGGCTCCACGCTGCGGATCGGGGCGGCCAGGTCTTGCGGCCGTTCCACTTCAATGTCGAGCTGGAGCGCGGCCAAAGCCCCGTGCCGCACAACGGCAAAGAAGAAGACTTCCAGCTGTTCATGGCGCTGCTTGACGGCGATCGGTTCGAGGGGCGTTTTCGCGATGGCGTCCACTATGCCGACACAGCTGGCATGATGCGGCGCCTCACGAAAGAGGAGCTGTTGCGGTTTGACGGTCGGCCACTCTTTCCCGAACGCCGAGCCTACACCGTCAAATACGAACTCTCTCTCAAGGAAGCTGCCCTTTATAGCGCGGTCACAGAGTACGTTCGGACAGAGATGAACCACGTGCTGCGGTTTGCCGATGGCGACAACAAGAAGCGTAACAATGTCGGCTTCGCTCTGCAGATTTTGCAGCGACGGCTGGCATCGTCACCGGCGGCTATCTACCAGTCGCTCAAGCGCCGGCGGGAGAGGCTGGAGAATGAGCTTGCCGAGGCGCGGCTTGCGGCCCGAGGCCGCCCGGGCGGCACAATCGCGGAGACCGGAGTTAGCAACGAAGTCCTGCGCAACATCGAAGAGTACGGTCAGGAAGAGGTCGATGAGCTGGAAGATATTATCTCTACCGGCGCCACGACGGCGGAGACAATCGACCAGCTGGCGATCGAAGTCGAAACGCTGAAGGGTCTGGAGCAGATGGCTCTCGGTGTCCTTCGTTCAGGCGAAGACACGAAGTGGACGCAGCTCAATCGCATTCTCGACGACGACCTGATGGTCGACAGTCACGACAATCGTCGCAAACTCATCATCTTTACCGAACCCAAGGACACGTTGCACTACCTCGTCGACAAGGTCAGATCCCGCCTTGGCAATCCTGAAGCTGTTGATGTCATCCACGGCGGTGTGACGCGCGAAGAGCGCCGGAAGGTGATCGAACGATTCATGCAAGACCGCGACATGCTGGTCCTGATTGCCAACGATGCCGCCGGTGAAGGCGTGAACCTCCAGCGCGGGCACCTGATGGTCAACTACGACCTGCCCTGGAACCCGAACAAGATCGAGCAGCGCTTCGGTCGTATCCACCGTATCGGCCAGACCGAGGTCTGCCACCTCTGGAACATCGTCGCCGCAGACACCCGCGAGGGCGAGGTTTATGCCCGGCTGCTGGAGAAGCTGGAAGCGGCCCGCGAGGCGCTGGGAGGGCGCGTCTATGACGTTCTTGGCGAGCTGTTCGAGGGAGTCGCCCTCAAGGACCTGCTCTTCCAGGCGATTCAGTACGGTGAGCAAGAGGACGTCCGCGCGCGGTTATTCCGTCAGGTTGACGGGGCCGTGGACCAGCAGCACCTGCTGGAGCTGTTGAAGCGGCGCGCCCTCACTAACGACACTATGCCGGAAGCCAAGGTGCAGGAACTCCGCCTGGAGATGGAAAGGGCAGAGGCTCAACGCCTGCAGCCGCATCATGTCCAGAGCTTCTTCGTCGAAGCATTCCAGCATCTCGGCGGGCGGCTGAAAAAGCGGGAGGAAGGGCGGTGGGAGATTACCCATGTGCCTGTCCGTATCCGAGAGCGGGATCGCCAGATGGGAAGTGGCGCGCCCATCCAGAAGAAGTATGAGCGCATCTGCTTCGAGAAGAGCGCCATCAACCAGCAGCCCGTCGCCACGTTCGTGTGCCCGGGCCATCCGCTCCTCGAAGCGGTCATCAGCATCATCCGCGAGGACTACGACCAGCTCATGAAACAAGGCGCGGTCCTTGTCGATGAAACAGACATGGGGACGGACCTCGCGGCGATCTTCCTGCTTGAGCATAGCGTTCAGGACGGGCGCCTCACCAGCACGGGCAAGCCGCACATCATCTCGCAGAAGCTGCAGTTCGCAGCCGTCGACAAGCAGGGGCGCACGACAAACGCCGGTATCGCGCCTCATCTCAATCTCCGTCCGGCGACACCGGAAGAGATAGCGCTGGTCAAGGATTGCCTCGACGAGCCCTGGCTCACTGCAGACCTGGAAAGGACTGCCGTGCAGTTCGCAACCGTTGAGCTTGCCCAAGGCCACGTTGCCGGGGTCAAGGCGCGGCGCATTCCGGAGATCGACAAGGTCGAACAGGAAGTGAAGGCGCGGCTCAAGAAGGAAATCAACTACTGGGATAGCCGCTCTTTTGAACTGAAAGAGGAAGAGAAGGCCGGCAAGAAGACGCGGCTGAACTGGCAGAACGCCGAGCGGCGAGCTGTTTGACCAGCTGTATACGAGCTGGGGCTCGCTCGAAAAATTCCAGCGGACCCGTGGCGTATTGCGACTCATGGCTCAGGTCATCCACGAGCTATGGATGGGCAATGACCCCTCGGTCATGATTATGCCCGGTAGCGTGGCCATCAGCTCGGCGCGCGTGGAGCCGGAGCTGCTTCACTATCTGGACACTAGGCTCAGGACTCATTGATTGAGATAGAAGAGGACGGCGGCTGCGATGCAGATGGCGGAGAAGAAGGTGTGGGCGCATCGATCATAGCGGGTTGCGATGCGCCGCCAGTCCTTGAGCTTGGCGAACATGTTCTCGATTTTGTGACGCTGGCGGTAGAGCGTCTTGTCATAGGCAATGGGAAGCTTGCGGCTTCTGGTTGGCGGGATGCAGGGCTCGACGCCCCTGGCCTTCAGCGCGGCGCGGAACCAGTTGCTGTCGTAGCCCCTGTCGGCGATCAACATTGAAGCGGGCGGTAAAGCCTTGAGCATCAGCCGCGCGCCCTTGTGGTCGCTCATCTGGCCCTCCGAGAGCAACATGACGAGGGGCTTGCCGGCGCCGTCGCAAACGACGTGGAGCTTCGAGTTCAGTCCGCCTTTCGTGCGCCCGATACGGCGGGGAAGAGCCCCTTTTTGAGCAGGCTCGCCGCTGTGCGATGCGCCTTCAGATGCGTGGCGTCGATCATGATGCGCTCGGGCTTTGGACCTTCGCCAGCGAGCGCGGCGAATATGCGGTCGAAGACGCCGAGCCGGCTCCAGCGGATGAAGCGATTGTAAAGCGTCTTGTGCGGCCCGTAATCCTTGGGCGCATCTTTCCATTGCAGGCCGTTGCGGATCACATAGACGATTCCGCTGACCACCCGACGGTCGTCAACCCGCGGAACGCCATGCGACAGAGGAAAATGCGGCGCAAGCCGCGCCATCTGCCGCTCGCCCAACAAAAACAAATCACTCATCCCAGCCTCCCCATGCGGAGACCAGGAATCACATCTCAGGCAAATTTAATAGGTCCTGAGCCTAGATGGCAATCCATTATCGCGGGCGATGTCGATGGCATTACGTCGACACCGTACAAAGTCGACCAATCAGCGCCGAACCTGAACCGGTATTCCGCGACCCGCAGGGTTGCGCGCGCTGTCTTTATGGGCACGGCCCCGACTCACGGTCAGGAAAACAAAGGTCTCGACGATAAGCAGATCAATCTGGGTGTCGTGCAGCCCGGAGAGCGCCCCGCCATTTTCGGAGACGCCCTCCGGCGCCTGACGAACCAGGCGAAGTTCATGCATAGCGACCTCGGCCGCTACTGGTACTCGATGTCGGCGAGCCTCAACCGGATTGCCGCTGATCGCGCGGGTCAGTTCGAAGAGGCGCTTGTCCTGATGGAGATCGACAAGGCGCTTGTCGGCTACATCAATGGGCTGGGCGATAGGGGCCTCTTTGACGCGGTTCAGATTACGCCAGGAAGTTCGTCGGACGTCCCCGACGAGCGAGGCGGTGTCCGCGCTGTTATCCTTGGCGTCGCTTATCCACATACAGGGCGTGATGGTTCAGAAGCGCACACGGAGGCCAGGGACATTCTGATGCAGCGCGGCAGCACGCCGCGCGTATACCGAAATATGCTCGTCTTCCTCGCGGCCGAGCAGCGCCAACTGGACAATTTGAAATCGGCTATGCGTTCGGCGCTCGCGTGGGCGGAGATCGTACGAGAGATCGACCGTCTCAACCTGACACAAAGCGACAGCGCCCTCGCCAAATCGAAACTGGCCGAGGCGAACGACACGCTGAAAACGCGCATGAAAGAGGCGTGGTGCTATCTGCTCTATCCCGTCCAGGAGAGTGCTCAAGCCGATCTTGCGTGGACCTCCGCAAAGATCCCGGCACAGGACGGGTTGCTGGCCCGCGCGAGCAAAAAGCTCGTCAGTGACGAGGGTCTACTGCCGGAACTTGGACCTGCCCGTTTGGACCGAGAACTTCGAAGATACATCTGGAATGGGAAGTCCCATCTCTCGCTGAAGGATCTATGGGAGTATCTGAATCGCTATACCTATTTGCCCCGACTGCGGAACCAGCAGGTTCTCGTGAAAGCTGTTCAGGCGGCAATTTCAGGAATGTTGCCCGGACCATTTGCTTATGCCGAGCGTTGGGAGGAAGCGGCGCAGACCTACCATGGCTTGGCCATCGAGAAGGCAGGGAACGTCCCCGTCGTCATTGACAGTGACAGCGTCATCATCAAGCCCGATGTGGCACTCAGTAAACTTGTTATTCCGAAGCCCGTCCCGACGCCGGGCCCTGACGACACGGTTGATGGACAGACGACCGAAAGCGGATCGGCTGGTTCGACTGGAGGATCTGGTAGTACCCCTGGGCCTGCGCCCGAAAAGATTCCCACCAGGTTTGTCGGTACAGTAATGATCTCGTCGGAGCGTCCGGCCAGAGAGATTCACCAGATTGTCGAGGCCATCGTGGAGCAGCTTACAACAATGCCAGGTAGCGATGTCTCGCTGAAGCTGGAAATCGATGCCGAGATTCCGGGAGGAATGGACCGCGCCAAGGTCCGCACTCTTATGGAGAATGCAACGACGCTCGGCTTCATCGACAAGGTCGTGAGCTAGCCGAAGATGATTCACGAAATCGGTAAGCCATGGTCGCAATATCAACAGGTCAGGCGCGAGCCAGCGGCAGGCTATCGATATGGCGGTCGATAGCGGCGACGGTTTCCCGGGTCAGCGGGAGATGCGTTTTCTCCGCGGACCAGAGCGCCCTGAACCCGTCCACCGTCGCTGCCGCGGTGTCGAGAACGAGCCTTTCTGGCAGCCGCGCCTTTGCGGCGAGGTAAGCGAGCTCATCTAAAGTGAATTCCGCCATGCGACGGGTCCGGACGTATTTGAGGGCAGCGTTTTCGTCGGCGATGTAGGGCACCGTCGACACGAAGTCATAGGCCGGCGCCAGCTGCGCCGTGCGGCGGTCCGGATAGAGCAAGGACCAGTTCTTCAGGTGCATGTCGGCATTGCCGATCAGCGTGTTAAAGACGAGGCGGCGAATGAATTCAGCTGCGCCGTCATCGCCGGTTTCCGCGCCCAGGACGGTCGCGATCAGGCGATAACTCGCCTTCTCGTACTTATCGTCGGGGAAAACGCCGAAGACCTGAGCAAAATCCTCCATATGCACAGGTCCCGCCTCCGTCCTGTCGAAGCGCCGGACCGCGAGTGCCGGACCGTCAAGCCGTCCGATGCCCTCGGGCAGGCCCTCGATGGCGTCGACATCCACCAGCTGCAGCTCCGGGACATCCATGCCCAGGCGCGCTGCGAGCGTCATCATCGAGAATTCGTTCTCGGGCACACGCTCAAAGCGGGCGGAAGGCAGTTTCACAATCCAGGAGCCGCCGACGCCCGTCGCCGGGATCGTCAGGCCGTTATTGCGGCGGTCGCTCTTGACCGCCGAGAACTTGAGCTGCACTCCCGCGAGCGAGAAGCGCAGGACATTGGCGCGGCGGTCGCGCTCGGCTTGGTCAGGCTCTGCGGTTCCAGCGTCTGCGGGCCAGGCTTCGCCGTCGGCAGGCCTGATTGTCAGAGCGCCGGGAAGGTCGCGGCCGAGGACCCAGAGAAGGAAGAACTCACGCTTCGCGTTGACCCCGGCCTGCTGCGCGAGATAGGCGCGCAACGGGCCTTCCGGCAGGAGGTTTGAGAAGAAAGGCGGGACGACGGTTTGCGTGGGGCGGATATCAGTGATCAGGCCGCCGAAGCGGTCCTTGAACGACAGGCTGAGCGTCGGCCTTTCGGGTGCGTCGATATACGCCTGATTGAAAGCAAACAGGGTCCGGTCGCCCTGCACCAGCGTTAATGTCCCTATGGGCGCGCCATAGAGCAGGACTTCGAGGACGGACACGTCAGGCATCGCCTTCCTCTTCTTCAAGGCCGTAGGCAGGCTGCGGCGGCGCGGGTACGGCGTGGGCGATCCGGTTGCGAAGGCTCTGAAGCGCGTTGCGGGTTTCGGCGAGCGAAACGCTGTCGTCCTTGCCGTGAGCGATGGCGGCGAGACTCTGCGCCGCCTTGTCGATGATAGCGAGGTCGCTGGAACTCAGGCGGAAATGTGCCAGTTCGCGGAGGATCTGGCGCAACCTGTCGGCCCATTCTGTCCGGGGCTGCTGCCGCGCGATTTTTCCTAGGGCTTTAGCGGCGCGTTCCAGTGCCTTGTATTCGCTGCCGGCTGATGGGTGCTGTGGCAGCGGGGCCGCACGCAGGACGCCTTCGACGGCGGGCACCAGGTGGCGCGGGACGAGCACGAGTTCTAGTTCGAGCGCACGGGCGAGTTCTATCAGGCTCGATAACCTGATGTCGGCGCCACCGCCTTCTATCTTGGAGATATGGCTTTGGGGGACGCCGGCCTTTGCGCTCAGGTCGCGCTGGCTCAGACCGCTGTTTTGGCGGGCTGACTTCAGGGCGGCAATGACGGCTTCGTTGGCGTAGTTCATGATCAGGTCTTGCATATCAGTGGGTCGGATCGATATAGTATGGCATATCAGAGAGAGCTATGCAAGGACCGATCTAGTTTTGCATATCGCAAGGTGATATAGATATATTATTATAGATCACTTCAGCCGCTGAGGCTTGGTCAAGCCGGAGCCCGGCAGAGATGGGCAATATGCGGACCATGTCAAACCGGGGAGCCGTGAAAGAAGAACTGGAGGGCGCTATGGCCGCCAAAACTTATAATCGAATCGAAGGGAATAAGCGGACCCCCGGTGACATCATCACGCGCAGCGGACCTCCGCCGCTCGATAAGGATTATGCGGTTGTCGAAGCGATCCTGGAACGCCGGAGGCCGCCCGAGTGCCTGTCGCGCTCTGAAAGCGTGAACATGCGCGAGGATCGGGATTTCAGCCTGATGGGGATCGACACTATCGAACAGGGATATGTTCACCAGCTTGAGCCGCTTGGCCCCGTCGAGGCGCGCGATGTTGAATGGATCGGCGCTCTCCAAAGACGATATCCGAAACGGACCCTGAACCTCAAAGACAAGTACCCTGGCGTGTCAGATGATGAGCTCGCTGATCGCTACTGGAGTGGCGAACTGTCGGCCAGCCCCTCGATCGAGTTCGCGGCAAAAGAGGCAATAGTCGTTTCCGTTGAAGATGAGCTCTCTCCGGTACGCCCATCCAAATGGGCAGACGCACTTAAGCAGGTCGCCATGCACGGCCGCGGAACCTCCGACACAAAATGACCTTTATCCAAAGCCGCTAGTAATCATACTGTGGCAACAATGAAATAGCAGTTCCCAGTTTCATCCTCACGGGTGCGCCAAATTTCCGCCACTCCTGAACAAAGCTGGGCACTAAGATCGATACCAAGCCCAGTTTTCGGATATGCTCTGGACACTGCGACAGGCGACGGAAAGAATTCCACTTCACTGGGGTAGCGATTGCGCCGCCACCGCGCATATGATCGACGGAGAGTCTGCAATGCTGGCCTTGGCCCGACTTTGGACGTGGATCGGCCATCTTTTCATCCCTGTTGGAGCACCGTCATCGCCTTCGCTTTAGCGGTCGTATTGGCGCTAATAGTGTTTGGGGTTCGATATTCAGAAAGTCGAGTTCATCGATGGGATGATCAGAAGGCAGTTGCAAGCGGCTTCTGGACGAGTCGCATAAGGGCTCATGAGCTGGGCTGCGCGAGTCAGCCGTGCTTCGCTGTAGGAAAACGCATAGATGCGACGAACAGCACCATCTTCGGGGTGAACGAGTACATACTATATATCACCGATGGCGCGCTTTTTACCGCAATGCTTGTCCTCCTCGCGGGGGGAGGCTTCCTAATAAATACTGTTCTGCGCTATCAGACACAGCCGTTTGAACTATAGTTTTCTCCTCTCATCTCAGGCTTGGAGAAATACAGGGCTCTTGCGGCACTAAGGTCGGCGCTCCCTTCCCACAAAAGGCAAGAATGCTCCTGTCTCCGCATCTTTCACCCGCATAGGTTCTAGGCTATCGTCGTCAAAAATTAAAAGCTGCGCGCCTGATCGTGGAGGTAGGCCTATGCCGAAGATCGCAGTGAATGCCTTTGTAGCGACAGTGCTTTTGATCGGACTTTATGGTGTTCGAGCTTTTGCACAGGACTTGAGTGGTCCTCACGCTTTTTTCAACGATGACCGAAATCAGTTTGTCGATTTATGGTACAATTCCAACGGTCATGTGACAATGAAAGTCAGTAATGGAAGGCCATGGAGACCGATGTGGGTAGTCGCTCACGCTGTATTCAAGTCCGGCGTGACAGTGACGGCGCGGAAGGATTATCATGTGTACTGCAAGTCGCCAAATCCCGGAGGGCCTGGCCAAGAAAATTGGTTTGTTTATCCTGGTCCGGGAGTTTCCGCTGATAGCGTGTCTGTGACTACCAACAAAGAGGCCCCATGGGGACATCCAAGGGGCGGTTGGGAAATTTCGATATCGGTGTCTGGGCCAGCCCCATAAATCATAATTTTGAGGCGCGGCTCGACGGAAGCCTTTCAATGTGCTTACCAATTATATATCGGAAACAATGACATAGCAGTTCCCAGTTTCATCCTGTCCGGCGCACCCGGCACGATTCGAACGTGCGGCCTCCATCTTCGGAGGGTAGCGCTCTATCCAGCTGAGCTACGGGTGCCTGAAACGCGGAACTACTCTCCGCTGATCACTCCGGTCAACGATGCTCTGACGCGGCTGAAGCCGGTCCGAGTCGCCGACCACCTGATGGCATTTACCTGCCGGCTCCTACGCCGGAGTTTCCGCCGAGGTGGTTGCAGCGCTTCCTGTCAACGTCGATCCAAAAACCTCTCCGCCTCTAACCTCTTCAATTCACTACCAAAATCGACCCACGAAACGCAGTGCCGCCTTAACACTCTGCCTTCGGAGGGCAAAGCGGCCTTTTCTCTTCGGCAAACGTTTGTGCGTTCTGCTCGAATAGGGGTGCGGGTAGAAAAAGGTGTTTGATGAGACCGGAGGTGGTGCATGAGGCGGCAAGTCGATTTAGCTCCAAAACCCCGTGTGCTGGCGG
It contains:
- a CDS encoding HipA domain-containing protein — translated: MPDVSVLEVLLYGAPIGTLTLVQGDRTLFAFNQAYIDAPERPTLSLSFKDRFGGLITDIRPTQTVVPPFFSNLLPEGPLRAYLAQQAGVNAKREFFLLWVLGRDLPGALTIRPADGEAWPADAGTAEPDQAERDRRANVLRFSLAGVQLKFSAVKSDRRNNGLTIPATGVGGSWIVKLPSARFERVPENEFSMMTLAARLGMDVPELQLVDVDAIEGLPEGIGRLDGPALAVRRFDRTEAGPVHMEDFAQVFGVFPDDKYEKASYRLIATVLGAETGDDGAAEFIRRLVFNTLIGNADMHLKNWSLLYPDRRTAQLAPAYDFVSTVPYIADENAALKYVRTRRMAEFTLDELAYLAAKARLPERLVLDTAAATVDGFRALWSAEKTHLPLTRETVAAIDRHIDSLPLARA
- a CDS encoding helix-turn-helix transcriptional regulator, producing the protein MQDLIMNYANEAVIAALKSARQNSGLSQRDLSAKAGVPQSHISKIEGGGADIRLSSLIELARALELELVLVPRHLVPAVEGVLRAAPLPQHPSAGSEYKALERAAKALGKIARQQPRTEWADRLRQILRELAHFRLSSSDLAIIDKAAQSLAAIAHGKDDSVSLAETRNALQSLRNRIAHAVPAPPQPAYGLEEEEGDA